The following coding sequences are from one Arthrobacter crystallopoietes window:
- a CDS encoding type IV toxin-antitoxin system AbiEi family antitoxin, whose amino-acid sequence MTTGEHRQQPSTTIPAPVPQAGGLHYAGRPFSLAELQAMAIDGLVVNVYGPAYVSTGEPVTSVHRALAAHAALPQPIRHKVVLGRLTAAWVYGCSPPGNKITVLLDHRYRATSQGRHRSIHLHEVALGPLDTLNISGVQITSPLRTALDIAVYARDEDAVRILLALSSDPRLKCPLGYIRQALQIRERMPGKNVALRRLAAALDLRKQQARGTA is encoded by the coding sequence ATGACCACGGGAGAGCACCGGCAGCAGCCATCGACTACCATTCCCGCCCCCGTCCCCCAGGCAGGCGGCCTGCACTATGCCGGGCGACCGTTCAGCCTGGCCGAGCTACAGGCCATGGCAATCGATGGCCTGGTGGTCAACGTTTACGGTCCTGCCTACGTCAGCACCGGCGAACCCGTAACCTCCGTCCACCGTGCGTTGGCTGCACATGCCGCCCTGCCGCAGCCCATCCGGCACAAGGTGGTGCTCGGGAGGCTGACGGCAGCTTGGGTCTATGGCTGCTCGCCGCCGGGCAATAAGATCACCGTCCTGCTCGACCACCGCTACCGGGCCACCTCACAGGGGAGGCACCGAAGCATCCATCTGCACGAAGTGGCGCTGGGGCCGCTGGACACGTTAAATATCTCGGGCGTCCAGATCACTTCTCCCCTGAGGACGGCGCTGGACATCGCGGTCTATGCCCGCGACGAAGACGCGGTCCGGATCCTGCTCGCCTTGTCCTCCGACCCCAGGCTGAAGTGCCCCCTGGGCTACATCCGGCAGGCCCTGCAGATCCGCGAGAGGATGCCGGGCAAGAACGTGGCCCTCCGGCGTCTGGCAGCTGCACTGGACTTGCGCAAGCAGCAAGCCAGAGGAACCGCTTAG
- a CDS encoding RelA/SpoT family protein produces the protein MSRLARLTGRGSAGYSPILEPLLRTVRANNPREDFDLIHRAFVVAERSHRGQKRKSGDPYITHPVAVATILAELGMTGTTLAAALLHDTVEDTEYTLDQLRAEFGAEVAMLVDGVTKLDKVQFGDAAQSETVRKMVVAMAKDIRVLVIKLADRLHNARTWRFVSPESSAKKARETLEIFAPLAHRLGMNTIKWELEDLSFAALHPKVYEEIVRMVGERTPEREKYLTMLRTKIGDDLRAVKIKATITGRPKHYYSIYQKMIVRGKDFDDIHDLMGIRVLVDSVRDCYATLGALHARWNPLPGRFKDYIAMPKFNMYQSLHTTVIGPGGKPVEIQIRTYEMHRRAEYGVAAHWKYKDAAKNSGTAADGGDMGWLRSLVDWQQETSDPAEFLDSLRFEINAREVFVFTPKGEVMALPAGSTPVDFAYAVHTEVGHRTIGARVNGKLVPLNSELNHGDWVEIFTSKAEGAGPSQDWQGFVKSPRARNKIRQWFTKERREEAIEKGKDQLTKAMRKQNLPLQKMMTHDALMAVAQEMHHQDIAALYAAVGDGHSSAQNVIEHLVALLGGTEAAEEMEAPISTAPKRPKTSDSGVTVVGVGDVWVKLARCCTPVPPDPIIGFVTRGSGVSVHRSDCRNVSDLRDQPGRIVEVEWAPTKSSVFLVEIQVEALDRKSLLSDVTRVLAENHVNILSATVHTSSDRLAISRFSFEMGDPKYLSHVLSAVRRIDGVFDVYRTTDARRRI, from the coding sequence ATGTCCCGGTTGGCACGGCTGACCGGACGCGGCTCCGCCGGCTACTCGCCGATCCTCGAACCATTGCTGCGCACGGTGCGGGCAAACAACCCGCGCGAGGACTTCGACCTGATCCACCGGGCGTTCGTAGTTGCCGAGCGCAGCCATCGGGGCCAGAAGCGCAAGAGCGGCGACCCCTACATCACGCACCCGGTAGCCGTCGCCACCATCCTGGCCGAACTGGGCATGACCGGGACGACCCTTGCCGCCGCACTGCTGCATGACACGGTCGAGGATACCGAATACACCCTTGACCAGCTACGTGCAGAGTTCGGAGCCGAGGTCGCCATGCTGGTCGACGGCGTGACCAAACTGGACAAAGTCCAGTTCGGCGACGCCGCGCAGTCGGAGACCGTGCGGAAAATGGTTGTGGCAATGGCCAAGGACATCCGCGTCCTGGTCATCAAGCTTGCGGACCGTCTGCACAATGCCCGGACCTGGCGTTTCGTGTCGCCGGAGTCCTCTGCCAAGAAGGCCCGCGAGACGCTGGAAATTTTCGCCCCGCTGGCGCACCGGCTGGGCATGAACACCATCAAATGGGAGCTCGAGGACCTGTCCTTCGCGGCGCTGCACCCCAAGGTGTACGAGGAGATCGTGCGCATGGTGGGGGAGCGCACGCCGGAGCGCGAGAAGTACCTGACCATGCTCCGAACCAAGATCGGCGACGATCTGCGTGCGGTGAAGATCAAGGCGACGATCACCGGGCGCCCGAAGCACTACTACTCCATCTACCAGAAGATGATCGTTCGAGGTAAGGATTTCGACGACATCCACGACCTGATGGGGATCCGTGTCCTGGTGGACAGCGTGCGCGATTGTTACGCCACGCTCGGCGCGCTTCATGCGCGGTGGAACCCGCTGCCCGGGCGGTTCAAAGACTACATCGCCATGCCGAAGTTCAATATGTACCAGTCGCTGCACACCACAGTGATCGGTCCGGGCGGCAAGCCGGTGGAGATCCAGATCCGGACCTACGAGATGCACCGCCGGGCCGAATATGGCGTGGCCGCGCACTGGAAATATAAGGACGCGGCGAAAAACTCCGGCACAGCGGCCGACGGCGGCGACATGGGCTGGCTTCGGAGCCTGGTGGACTGGCAACAGGAAACCTCCGATCCGGCAGAGTTCCTCGATTCGCTGCGCTTCGAAATCAACGCCCGCGAGGTGTTTGTCTTCACGCCCAAGGGCGAGGTCATGGCGTTGCCGGCGGGATCAACGCCGGTGGACTTCGCCTACGCGGTCCATACCGAAGTAGGCCACCGCACCATCGGTGCACGTGTCAACGGGAAGCTTGTCCCGTTGAACAGCGAGCTCAACCATGGCGACTGGGTTGAAATCTTCACCTCGAAGGCCGAAGGGGCGGGGCCGAGCCAGGACTGGCAGGGCTTCGTCAAGAGTCCTCGGGCCCGCAACAAGATCAGGCAGTGGTTCACCAAGGAACGCCGCGAAGAGGCGATCGAAAAGGGCAAGGACCAGCTCACCAAGGCCATGCGGAAGCAGAACCTGCCGCTGCAGAAGATGATGACGCATGACGCCCTGATGGCTGTGGCGCAGGAAATGCACCATCAGGACATCGCCGCGCTCTACGCTGCGGTCGGGGACGGCCATTCTTCTGCCCAGAACGTCATCGAACACCTGGTGGCGTTGCTTGGCGGCACAGAGGCGGCCGAAGAGATGGAAGCTCCGATCTCCACCGCCCCCAAACGCCCGAAAACCTCGGACTCCGGTGTGACCGTGGTCGGCGTGGGCGATGTCTGGGTGAAGCTGGCGCGCTGCTGTACGCCGGTGCCGCCGGATCCGATTATCGGGTTTGTGACGCGGGGATCCGGCGTGTCCGTCCACCGCTCCGACTGCCGGAACGTTTCCGACCTGAGGGACCAGCCCGGGCGGATCGTGGAAGTTGAGTGGGCGCCGACCAAGTCCAGCGTTTTCCTCGTCGAGATCCAGGTCGAGGCGCTGGACCGCAAGAGCCTGCTCTCCGATGTGACGCGCGTGCTGGCCGAGAACCACGTAAACATCCTCTCCGCCACGGTACACACCTCCAGCGACCGTCTGGCGATCTCGCGGTTCTCTTTCGAGATGGGGGATCCGAAGTATCTGAGCCATGTCCTCAGCGCGGTCCGCCGTATCGACGGAGTGTTCGACGTGTACCGCACGACGGACGCCCGGCGCCGTATCTAA
- the secF gene encoding protein translocase subunit SecF: MPSLATFGNDLYTGKRSYPFVQKYKLWFLIAAVAILISIIVPVVKGGFNLGIDFRGGSEFTVSATENTDISRGEEAVTSVEPGLVPQVTNIAPNTMRIQTEQLSDDQTLAVRDALIEAYEVEPDQVTSTFVGPTWGQDVTRQAIWGLVVFVALAAVMMAIYFRTWKMSVAALSGMTVVLIVTAGLYSLSDFEVTPSAIIGFLTVLSYSLYDTVVVFDKVRENTENIDKSTKRTFSEEVNLAVNQTLVRSINTSVVGVLPVASILFIGAMLLGAGTLRDLSLSLFIGIIIGTVTTVFIAAPMYAWLRAKEPALVKQAKRVEARRRHESSESDEVTV, from the coding sequence ATGCCCAGCTTGGCAACATTCGGTAATGACCTATACACCGGCAAGCGCTCCTACCCCTTTGTGCAGAAGTACAAGCTGTGGTTCCTGATCGCGGCGGTAGCTATCCTGATTTCAATCATCGTGCCGGTCGTCAAGGGCGGTTTCAACCTCGGCATCGACTTCCGGGGCGGTTCCGAATTTACGGTCTCGGCAACGGAAAACACCGATATCTCCCGGGGCGAAGAGGCCGTCACCTCGGTTGAGCCGGGACTGGTACCGCAGGTAACGAACATTGCGCCCAACACGATGCGGATCCAGACGGAACAGCTCTCCGATGACCAGACACTGGCCGTCCGCGACGCCTTGATCGAGGCGTACGAGGTAGAACCGGACCAGGTGACGTCAACCTTCGTAGGACCCACGTGGGGTCAGGACGTGACCCGTCAGGCAATCTGGGGACTGGTGGTATTTGTCGCCCTGGCAGCGGTGATGATGGCTATATACTTCCGTACTTGGAAGATGTCCGTAGCCGCCTTGTCCGGTATGACGGTGGTCCTGATCGTGACTGCCGGCCTCTATTCTCTGAGCGACTTCGAAGTGACTCCGTCGGCCATCATCGGCTTCCTGACGGTCCTGAGTTACTCGCTGTATGACACGGTGGTGGTCTTCGACAAGGTCCGGGAGAATACCGAGAACATTGACAAGTCCACCAAACGGACGTTCTCGGAGGAGGTCAACCTTGCCGTCAACCAGACTTTGGTCAGGTCGATCAATACGTCCGTAGTGGGCGTCCTGCCGGTCGCGTCGATTCTCTTTATCGGGGCGATGCTGCTCGGTGCGGGCACGCTCCGGGACCTGTCTCTGTCCCTCTTTATCGGCATCATCATCGGCACCGTGACAACGGTCTTCATTGCGGCCCCGATGTATGCGTGGCTGCGCGCGAAGGAGCCGGCCTTGGTGAAGCAGGCCAAGCGGGTTGAAGCCCGCCGGCGTCATGAGTCGTCGGAAAGCGACGAGGTTACCGTATAG
- the secD gene encoding protein translocase subunit SecD yields MARSGHTTAAKRTLVWLGVLFAVLTAALAGGVMSSQATWAPKLALDLEGGTQMILAPQVQGGGDQISAEQLTQAVEIIRQRVDGSGVAEAEISTQSGRNVVVSLPGVPDAKTRELIQASAAMEFRPVLAGSQGAAVPEESRTPEEELPEPTAEPTDASDLNWITPELYQKFEALDCTDPAAVAAATEERAPADQPMVACEPDTGMKYILGPVEVPGTNIATASFGQVRGTQGQSLNQWAVNIEFNEEGTQTFKKVTERLFGMTGVQNQFAIVLDGTVISAPTTNAVIPDGKPQITGNFTEESARALSEQLKYGALPISFEIQSEMQISATLGDEQLRMGIIAGLIGLALVAVYSLFQYRMLGFVTIASLVVAGFLTYLAIALLGWTENYRLSLAGVAGLIVAIGQTADSFIVYFERIRDELRDGRGLVSAVDNGWKRAQRTVLASKAVNLLAAVVLYFVAVGNVRGFAFTLGLTALADLAVVYLFTHPVMQLLARTKFFGEGHRFSGLDPKLLGAVPLYRGAGRIRQPGEAQPKVRTKNAKAAAEASRRQTIAERRAAAEKERSASVPGRGSDKESN; encoded by the coding sequence ATGGCACGATCCGGTCACACCACCGCAGCCAAACGGACCTTGGTCTGGCTAGGTGTCCTATTTGCCGTCCTCACCGCCGCTCTCGCCGGCGGGGTCATGTCCAGCCAAGCCACCTGGGCGCCGAAGCTGGCGCTGGACCTTGAGGGCGGAACGCAGATGATTCTGGCTCCGCAGGTCCAAGGCGGCGGTGATCAAATTTCTGCCGAGCAACTGACACAAGCCGTGGAAATTATCCGCCAGCGTGTCGACGGCTCCGGCGTCGCCGAGGCCGAAATCAGCACCCAGTCGGGCCGCAACGTTGTAGTCAGCCTGCCCGGTGTCCCCGATGCAAAGACCAGGGAGCTCATCCAGGCCTCCGCCGCGATGGAGTTCCGGCCCGTCCTCGCCGGAAGCCAAGGAGCAGCAGTTCCGGAAGAAAGCCGCACACCGGAAGAGGAACTGCCGGAGCCAACGGCTGAGCCGACGGACGCCAGCGATCTGAACTGGATTACGCCGGAGCTGTATCAGAAGTTCGAGGCCTTGGACTGCACGGATCCGGCGGCCGTTGCTGCTGCTACCGAAGAGCGTGCGCCGGCGGATCAGCCCATGGTGGCGTGTGAGCCTGATACCGGGATGAAGTACATTCTCGGCCCGGTCGAGGTACCCGGTACCAATATCGCGACCGCCAGCTTTGGGCAGGTCCGCGGTACTCAGGGTCAGTCGCTGAACCAGTGGGCCGTCAACATCGAATTCAATGAAGAGGGCACGCAGACCTTCAAGAAGGTTACCGAACGCCTCTTCGGAATGACCGGTGTACAGAACCAGTTCGCCATTGTCCTCGATGGCACCGTCATTTCGGCTCCGACAACCAATGCTGTGATTCCCGATGGCAAACCGCAGATTACGGGTAACTTCACGGAAGAGTCCGCCCGCGCGCTGTCCGAGCAACTCAAGTACGGTGCCCTGCCGATCAGCTTCGAGATCCAGAGCGAAATGCAGATTTCCGCAACCCTGGGTGACGAACAGCTGCGCATGGGCATCATCGCCGGCTTGATTGGTCTGGCCCTGGTTGCCGTCTACTCGCTGTTCCAGTACCGCATGCTCGGGTTTGTCACCATCGCCTCACTGGTTGTGGCAGGGTTCTTGACTTATCTGGCGATTGCGTTGCTTGGGTGGACCGAGAACTACCGGCTTTCCCTCGCAGGTGTTGCGGGTCTGATTGTTGCCATTGGCCAGACGGCAGACTCATTCATCGTCTACTTCGAACGTATCCGCGATGAGCTTCGCGACGGACGCGGCCTGGTGTCCGCCGTCGACAATGGCTGGAAGCGGGCACAACGGACCGTGCTGGCTTCGAAGGCGGTCAACCTGCTTGCCGCCGTCGTGCTCTACTTCGTCGCCGTCGGCAACGTCCGCGGTTTCGCATTCACCTTGGGCCTGACAGCACTAGCCGACCTCGCGGTCGTTTACCTCTTCACGCACCCGGTCATGCAGCTGCTGGCGCGTACGAAATTCTTCGGTGAAGGCCACAGGTTCTCCGGGCTGGATCCGAAGCTGCTGGGAGCCGTTCCGCTGTACCGCGGTGCCGGCAGGATCCGCCAGCCGGGCGAGGCCCAGCCGAAGGTCCGGACGAAGAATGCCAAAGCCGCGGCAGAAGCGAGCAGACGCCAGACGATTGCCGAACGGAGGGCCGCAGCTGAGAAGGAACGCTCGGCTTCTGTCCCGGGACGTGGCTCGGATAAGGAGAGCAACTAA
- the yajC gene encoding preprotein translocase subunit YajC yields MFENVLTASNAQPQGGGIDFMTIALFVIFGLLIFMMFRKQKKAQAQMREKAEALQEKMHPGAQVMTAFGLYGTVVSVDRDENKVVIELSPGNTATVHTQAVNEVVDTESPAVPDDASALTGENSGTAPASEPAEDPLNRLNEENNKDNK; encoded by the coding sequence GTGTTCGAAAACGTCTTGACCGCCAGCAACGCGCAGCCGCAGGGCGGTGGCATCGATTTCATGACCATCGCGTTGTTCGTGATCTTCGGCCTGCTCATCTTCATGATGTTCCGCAAGCAGAAGAAGGCCCAGGCCCAGATGCGGGAAAAGGCTGAAGCGCTGCAGGAAAAAATGCATCCGGGCGCCCAGGTTATGACCGCGTTCGGTCTGTACGGCACCGTTGTCTCCGTGGACCGCGACGAGAACAAGGTTGTCATTGAGCTGTCGCCGGGCAATACGGCCACCGTCCATACGCAGGCTGTCAACGAAGTAGTCGACACCGAAAGTCCTGCTGTACCGGACGATGCCTCGGCGTTGACGGGCGAGAACAGCGGCACCGCTCCCGCTTCGGAGCCGGCGGAGGACCCGTTGAACCGTCTCAACGAAGAAAACAACAAAGACAACAAGTAG
- the ruvB gene encoding Holliday junction branch migration DNA helicase RuvB, whose protein sequence is MASDADRESLVSAAGEAEERAIESALRPKNLSDFVGQARVRQQLSLVLEASRIRERTADHVLLSGPPGLGKTTLAMIIAAEMNAPLRISSGPAIQHAGDLAAILSSLTEGEILFLDEIHRMSRPAEEMLYMAMEDFRVDIIVGKGAGATAIPLDLPPFTLVGATTRAGLLPGPLRDRFGFTGHLEFYSTQELELVLRRSAMLLDLKINSAGFAEIAGRSRGTPRIANRLLRRVRDWALVHGVEEIDARTAAAALDMYEVDARGLDRLDRSVLSALITKFGGGPVGLSTLAIAVGEETETVETVAEPYLVREGLLGRTPRGRVATAAAWAHLGIEMPESAVRTGADLFTVLAEDETDFSDN, encoded by the coding sequence ATGGCTTCCGACGCAGACCGCGAATCCCTGGTTTCGGCGGCGGGGGAAGCGGAGGAGCGGGCCATTGAATCCGCGCTGCGCCCGAAGAACCTCTCCGATTTTGTGGGCCAGGCCCGGGTTCGCCAGCAGCTCTCCCTGGTGCTCGAAGCTTCCCGGATCCGGGAGCGGACTGCGGACCACGTTCTGCTCTCGGGCCCGCCCGGTCTCGGAAAAACCACGTTGGCCATGATTATTGCGGCCGAGATGAATGCGCCGCTGCGCATCAGCTCGGGACCAGCCATCCAGCATGCCGGCGACCTGGCTGCCATTCTGTCTTCGCTGACAGAGGGTGAGATTCTGTTTCTGGACGAAATCCACCGCATGTCCCGTCCCGCCGAAGAAATGCTCTATATGGCCATGGAGGATTTCCGGGTGGACATCATAGTCGGCAAGGGAGCTGGGGCGACGGCGATTCCGCTGGACCTGCCGCCCTTCACTTTGGTCGGCGCTACCACGAGGGCGGGCCTGCTGCCCGGGCCGCTGCGCGACCGCTTCGGATTTACCGGGCATCTGGAGTTCTATTCAACCCAGGAGCTCGAACTGGTGCTTCGCCGCTCTGCCATGCTGCTCGATCTGAAGATCAATTCTGCCGGTTTCGCGGAAATTGCCGGTCGCTCCCGTGGAACGCCGCGTATTGCCAACAGGTTGTTGCGCCGCGTCCGGGACTGGGCGCTGGTCCACGGCGTGGAGGAAATCGATGCCCGGACGGCGGCCGCGGCGCTGGACATGTATGAAGTGGATGCCCGCGGGCTGGACCGTCTCGACCGCTCGGTGCTCAGCGCGTTGATCACCAAATTTGGGGGCGGACCTGTTGGGCTGTCCACGTTGGCGATCGCCGTGGGGGAGGAGACCGAGACCGTTGAAACGGTGGCGGAACCGTATCTGGTCCGTGAAGGGCTGCTGGGCCGCACTCCGAGAGGGCGCGTAGCCACTGCGGCCGCCTGGGCTCATCTGGGGATCGAGATGCCGGAATCGGCGGTCCGGACGGGTGCTGACCTGTTTACCGTACTGGCCGAAGACGAAACAGATTTCTCCGACAACTGA
- the ruvA gene encoding Holliday junction branch migration protein RuvA, translated as MISSLRGIVSYVGLNSAVVDVNGFGMLVQATPQTLATLHIGREAELSTTMIVREDSMTLYAFEDASQREVFETLISVSGVGPRLGLAALSVHSPEILRIAAAEGDTKTFSKVPGIGPKLASRMVLELAGKLVPLGEASAPAAQAWEDQVLEALKGLGWTEKDAGAALDNTAAEHPEAAAAGDVANMLRLTLRSLGQDGARSGSARRTAAGAR; from the coding sequence ATGATTAGTTCGTTGCGGGGAATCGTCAGCTATGTTGGCCTGAATTCCGCCGTCGTTGATGTCAATGGGTTCGGGATGCTGGTCCAGGCCACCCCGCAGACCCTGGCAACCCTGCACATCGGCCGCGAGGCGGAACTGTCCACGACGATGATCGTGCGCGAAGATTCCATGACGCTTTATGCCTTCGAGGACGCCTCCCAGCGGGAAGTTTTCGAGACACTTATTTCCGTCAGCGGTGTCGGTCCCCGGCTGGGACTGGCTGCTCTGTCGGTCCACAGTCCTGAAATCCTGCGGATTGCCGCTGCCGAAGGGGACACCAAAACGTTCAGCAAGGTTCCCGGCATCGGTCCAAAGCTTGCCAGCAGGATGGTGCTTGAACTTGCCGGCAAACTCGTGCCCCTTGGCGAGGCTTCCGCTCCCGCCGCGCAGGCCTGGGAAGACCAGGTACTTGAAGCGCTCAAGGGCCTCGGCTGGACCGAAAAGGACGCCGGAGCGGCCCTGGACAACACCGCCGCAGAGCATCCGGAAGCGGCGGCAGCGGGTGATGTGGCGAACATGCTCCGGCTGACGCTGCGCAGCCTGGGCCAGGACGGTGCGCGCAGCGGCAGTGCGCGGCGGACTGCCGCGGGGGCCAGATAA
- the ruvC gene encoding crossover junction endodeoxyribonuclease RuvC, giving the protein MTLRVLGVDPGLTRCGFGVVDIEPNRRATLVGVTVVGTRADTALEQRLLAISNSIDEWLDRYSPDVLAVERVFSQLNVSTVMGTAQASGVVIAAAARRGITVALHTPTEVKAAVTGNGQADKTAVTKMVTRILRLDRPPTPADAADALALAITHAWRGSTAPVAGSRGQSGSGQTAAQRLWAEAEAKARRKVR; this is encoded by the coding sequence GTGACGTTGCGGGTGCTGGGAGTAGACCCGGGCCTGACCAGGTGCGGTTTCGGCGTGGTGGACATTGAGCCCAATCGACGGGCGACCCTGGTCGGCGTCACGGTGGTAGGCACGCGGGCGGACACCGCCCTTGAGCAGAGGCTCCTCGCCATTTCCAACTCGATCGATGAGTGGCTCGACAGGTACTCGCCTGACGTACTCGCCGTCGAGCGTGTATTCAGCCAGCTCAATGTCAGTACCGTGATGGGCACGGCCCAGGCCTCCGGCGTCGTTATTGCCGCAGCTGCCCGTCGCGGAATCACCGTCGCACTGCACACTCCTACGGAGGTGAAGGCCGCGGTAACCGGGAATGGCCAGGCGGACAAGACCGCCGTGACGAAAATGGTCACGAGGATTTTGCGGCTGGACAGGCCGCCGACGCCGGCCGATGCCGCCGATGCCCTGGCTCTGGCCATTACTCATGCGTGGCGTGGAAGCACGGCTCCGGTGGCTGGCTCGAGGGGCCAGTCCGGCTCCGGGCAGACTGCCGCCCAGCGATTGTGGGCAGAGGCTGAGGCGAAGGCGCGCCGCAAGGTCCGCTGA
- a CDS encoding YebC/PmpR family DNA-binding transcriptional regulator: protein MSGHSKWATTKHKKAVIDARRAKSFAKLIKNIEVAARAGGADMAGNPGLELAVQKAKKTSVPNDNIDRAIKRGAGLTGEVVDYTEIIYEARGPQGSAVLIECLTDNKNRAASEVRLAITRNGGTIADPGSVAYMFARKGVVALPKNDLTEDDVLMAVLDAGAEEVKESGDNFEIHSDPTDLRAVVAGLEEAGIEYETDEVEFVPSMEVELEADAARKFMKLVDALEDLDDVQNVYSNADISEEVMATLESEDA, encoded by the coding sequence ATGTCGGGACACTCTAAATGGGCGACCACTAAGCATAAGAAAGCGGTCATCGACGCCCGCCGTGCGAAGTCTTTCGCGAAGCTGATCAAGAACATTGAAGTTGCCGCCCGCGCTGGCGGAGCCGATATGGCTGGAAACCCCGGCTTGGAACTGGCCGTGCAGAAGGCCAAGAAGACGTCCGTGCCGAACGACAACATTGACCGCGCCATCAAGCGCGGAGCAGGCCTGACCGGCGAAGTAGTCGACTACACCGAAATCATCTACGAAGCGCGGGGTCCGCAGGGATCGGCAGTGCTCATTGAGTGCCTGACCGACAACAAGAACCGCGCCGCCTCGGAGGTGCGCCTGGCCATCACTCGCAACGGCGGAACCATCGCCGATCCGGGATCGGTGGCGTACATGTTCGCACGCAAGGGTGTTGTCGCTCTGCCCAAGAACGATCTGACCGAGGACGACGTCCTGATGGCGGTGCTGGACGCAGGCGCCGAAGAGGTCAAGGAGTCCGGCGACAACTTCGAAATCCATTCCGATCCGACCGACCTGCGTGCAGTGGTCGCCGGTCTGGAGGAAGCCGGCATCGAATACGAGACCGACGAGGTCGAGTTTGTGCCTTCAATGGAGGTCGAGCTGGAAGCGGACGCGGCGCGCAAATTCATGAAGCTTGTGGATGCTCTCGAGGACCTCGACGACGTGCAGAACGTCTATTCAAACGCCGACATCTCCGAAGAGGTCATGGCAACGCTGGAATCCGAAGACGCGTAG
- the pdxT gene encoding pyridoxal 5'-phosphate synthase glutaminase subunit PdxT: protein MVNIGVLALQGDVREHIAALEHSGASAVPVRRPAELDAVDGLVIPGGESTTIDKLTRIFELAVPLQKRIADGMPVYGSCAGMIMLADEIADPSTDLKGNPQQTLGGLDITVRRNAFGRQRESFETDLRFSGLEFSATGPGAEPAPVHAVFIRAPWVERVGEGVEILAQVEPQEASHTDTLHGTARIVAVRSRHLLATSFHPEVTGERRIHELFIRIVRGEA from the coding sequence TTGGTCAACATTGGTGTACTTGCCCTGCAGGGAGATGTCCGCGAACACATCGCGGCTCTGGAACACAGCGGCGCCTCCGCGGTCCCGGTCCGCCGCCCGGCCGAACTCGATGCGGTGGATGGTCTGGTGATTCCCGGCGGTGAATCCACGACCATCGACAAACTCACGCGCATCTTCGAACTCGCCGTCCCCTTGCAGAAGCGGATTGCCGACGGCATGCCGGTATACGGATCGTGCGCAGGAATGATCATGCTTGCCGATGAGATTGCCGATCCCTCCACTGATCTAAAGGGCAATCCCCAGCAAACCCTGGGCGGGCTCGATATTACGGTGCGCCGGAACGCCTTCGGCCGCCAGCGCGAGTCTTTTGAAACGGATCTGCGCTTCAGCGGACTCGAATTCAGCGCGACCGGGCCCGGCGCCGAGCCCGCGCCGGTCCATGCCGTATTCATTCGCGCGCCGTGGGTGGAACGAGTGGGGGAAGGCGTGGAGATCCTGGCCCAGGTTGAGCCGCAGGAAGCCTCCCATACGGATACATTGCACGGGACGGCTAGAATTGTCGCAGTGCGTTCGCGGCATTTGCTGGCGACATCCTTCCACCCGGAGGTTACGGGGGAGCGCCGCATCCACGAACTTTTTATCCGAATCGTTAGAGGAGAAGCGTAA